The Chiloscyllium punctatum isolate Juve2018m chromosome 12, sChiPun1.3, whole genome shotgun sequence genome includes a region encoding these proteins:
- the cidec gene encoding cell death activator CIDE-3, whose amino-acid sequence MEYAKKSLSFFSPSSISRCVSASASATSQLLNCTPQQRPFRVCNWDRSLKKGIMATGLRDLMDKVQDSLHTTSSASLLLEEDGTCIETEEFFQTVLDNTLLMVLEKGQKWTPSENGGFHLGFTDKLRRRKDVARITFDLYKENPQDFIGCLSVKATLYGSYSLSYDVQCVGAKKIMREALRLTMFTMQATGHVLLGTSYYMQHLLDEDETQAAVKPFCALE is encoded by the exons ATGGAATATGCAAAGAAATCTCTCAGCTTCTTCTCTCCCAGTTCGATCTCCAG GTGTGTTTCAGCTAGTGCATCAGCAACATCACAATTATTAAACTGTACTCCACAGCAAAGACCATTTCGGGTGTGCAACTGGGATCGGAGCCTCAAGAAGGGCATCATGGCGACAGGTCTTAGGGATTTAATGGACAAG GTTCAAGATTCGTTACATACAACATCTAGTGCCTCACTGCTACTGGAAGAAGATGGGACATGCATTGAAACAGAAGAATTCTTTCAGACTGTACTTGATAATACACTCTTGATGGTGCTTGAGAAAGGACAGAAATGGACACCATCAGAG AACGGTGGCTTTCACCTTGGATTCACTGATAAATTACGCCGaagaaaagatgttgccagaataACCTTTGATCTCTACAAAGAAAATCCTCAGGATTTTATTGGCTGCCTGAGCGTGAAAGCGACACTGTATGGTTCGTATTCCCTATCATATGATGTCCAATGTGTGGGAGCAAAGAAAATAATGAG GGAAGCCTTGCGTTTGACGATGTTCACAATGCAAGCTACAGGCCATGTGCTACTTGGAACTTCATATTATATGCAGCATCTACTGGATGAGGATGAAACACAGGCAGCAGTCAAACCTTTCTGTGCACTTGAATGA